GTCGTCGGTAACGTAGTCGGCGCTCTGTTTCACGGCGTCGCTCGCGTTTCCCATGGCGACGCCTGTCCCTGCATGGCGCAACATCGAGATGTCGTTGCCTCCGTCGCCGAAGGCCACGGTGTCGCGCAGGGCAATGCCGTAGTGGGCGGCAATGAGGTCGATGCCGTGCTGCTTGTTGTTGCCGCGCATGTTGATGTCGGCGAAGATGGGGCTCCAACGGTTCGACACGCAATGGGGTATGGCCTGCATCACGTCGGTTTCGTCGGCCTCGTCGGTGTAGAGGTTGATTTGTATGATGCGTTCGTTGGCGGCGACCTGTTCCATGTCGGCCGGCGTGGGTACGGGCAGGTCGAGCATGTTGGCTACCCGGGTCACGCGGTCGTCGATGCGGTTCACGGTGACGCGGTCGAGCCCCATGAACGAGAAGGAGTAGGGGCCGTGTTGCCGCTCGTGCCGGCACAGGGCGGCCAGTTCGTCGGCCGGTATGGCGTCGCAATAGATTTCTTCGCCGTCGGCCGTGAGGCAATAGCTCCCGTTGAAGGTGATGAACCCGTCGAACTGTGCGTCGCCCACTCCCTTGATGAGGTGCAGCGGGCGGCCGGTGGCGATGAATACCTTGTGCCCTTTCCGCCGCAGGGCGGCCAAGGCGTCGTAGGCCGAGGGCACGATTTCGTGGGTGCGGAAGCTGATGAGCGTGCCGTCGATGTCGAAAAAGAGGGCCTTACTCTGCATGGACGGAAAGTTCTTGGGCTATGCCCATGAGAATGGTCTTTGTGGCACCCGTGTGGGTGTAGATGTATGTAGCGGCGTTTTCTCCGCATTGGCGGCGGTATTCCTCTCCGTTCTCGAAGTGTTGCATGAGTTTCTCAAACTCGTCCGGGGTGGAAATGGAGAATGCCCCTTGGTCGGCGATGAGGTCCTTGGCTTCCTGGAATTTCCGGTAGTTGGGGCCGAATACGACCGGTATGCCATAGACGGCCGCTTCGGGTACGTTGTGTATGCCCACGCCGAAGCCGCCCCCGATGTAGGCCATCTGTCCGTATTGGTATATCGACGACAGGAGTCCGAAGCAGTCGACGATGAGGCAGTCGGCCGTGGCGGCTTCGGCTTCGTCGGTCTGGGTGTAACGCACGGCGGGGCGTTTCAGCTTGCCCAGTATCTCGGTAATGTGGCTCTCGTGTATCTCGTGGGGTGCGATGATGAGGCGCAGTTCGGGGTGGCGGTTGAAGTAGTCGATGAAAATATCTTCGTCCTTGGGCCACGAGCTGCCTGCGATGAGTACCTGCCGTCCGGCCGAGAAGGCTTCGGCGATGGGCAGCTTTTTGGCTTGTCGGCGTATGTCAACGACGCGGTCGAACCGGGTGTCGCCCACGACCGAGACGTTGTGTATGCCGATGCCGGCCAGCAACTCGCGCGACGTCTCGTTCTGCACATAGAGGTGGGCATAGGTGCGCAGCATGCGGCGGAAGAGCTCGCCGTAGGGGCGGAAGAATATCTGGTCGGGACGGAAGATGGCCGAGATGATGTAGGTGGGAATTTGCCGGCGGCGCAG
The sequence above is drawn from the Candidatus Caccoplasma merdavium genome and encodes:
- a CDS encoding Cof-type HAD-IIB family hydrolase translates to MQSKALFFDIDGTLISFRTHEIVPSAYDALAALRRKGHKVFIATGRPLHLIKGVGDAQFDGFITFNGSYCLTADGEEIYCDAIPADELAALCRHERQHGPYSFSFMGLDRVTVNRIDDRVTRVANMLDLPVPTPADMEQVAANERIIQINLYTDEADETDVMQAIPHCVSNRWSPIFADINMRGNNKQHGIDLIAAHYGIALRDTVAFGDGGNDISMLRHAGTGVAMGNASDAVKQSADYVTDDIDNDGIAKALKHLGLL
- a CDS encoding 3-deoxy-D-manno-octulosonic acid transferase, with product MKKALYNLGIRSYRLLVKIAALRNPKARKLAEGQKSIFPYLEKEVTKEGEYIWIHASSLGEFEQGRPLIEELKKQYPDKKIALTFFSPSGYEVRKNYPLADLVCYLPFDLPHNVCRFLDLLRPSIAIFIKYEFWGNYLRELRRRQIPTYIISAIFRPDQIFFRPYGELFRRMLRTYAHLYVQNETSRELLAGIGIHNVSVVGDTRFDRVVDIRRQAKKLPIAEAFSAGRQVLIAGSSWPKDEDIFIDYFNRHPELRLIIAPHEIHESHITEILGKLKRPAVRYTQTDEAEAATADCLIVDCFGLLSSIYQYGQMAYIGGGFGVGIHNVPEAAVYGIPVVFGPNYRKFQEAKDLIADQGAFSISTPDEFEKLMQHFENGEEYRRQCGENAATYIYTHTGATKTILMGIAQELSVHAE